One window from the genome of Hoplias malabaricus isolate fHopMal1 chromosome X2, fHopMal1.hap1, whole genome shotgun sequence encodes:
- the LOC136676750 gene encoding mid1-interacting protein 1-B-like produces MMQICDSYNQKNSLFNAMNRFIGAVNNMDQTVMVPSLLRDVPLDEAKEVSSTSSFFKHGDMYGYYVLLKSIRNDIEWGVLQGDERRKENLGVSSSLDMSRVEQEDEDDLEKLFHFHLNGLHAVLSKLTRKANTLTNRYKQEIGFGGCGH; encoded by the coding sequence ATGATGCAAATCTGCGACTCGTACAACCAAAAAAACTCTCTGTTCAATGCCATGAACCGCTTCATTGGCGCCGTGAACAACATGGACCAGACGGTGATGGTGCCCAGTCTCTTGAGGGACGTGCCGCTGGACGAGGCGAAGGAAGTGAGCTCTACGTCCAGCTTCTTCAAGCACGGAGACATGTACGGCTACTATGTCCTACTCAAATCCATTAGGAACGACATTGAATGGGGCGTCCTCCAGGGAGACGAAAGACGCAAGGAAAACCTTGGCGTTTCCAGCAGCCTCGACATGAGCCGGGTCGAGCAAGAGGACGAGGACGATCTGGAGAAGTTGTTTCACTTCCATTTGAACGGGCTTCACGCCGTCCTTTCCAAACTCACCCGCAAGGCAAACACGCTCACGAACAGGTACAAGCAGGAGATTGGTTTTGGGGGCTGTGGGCATTAA
- the LOC136677172 gene encoding uncharacterized protein: protein MPRSKEISEVLRKQVVEAHQSGKGYKLISKGLGLPKTTVRSILRKWKQFGTVGNRPRSGRPPKISVRTRREIIRQVMKNPCTTSKDLQVILASANIHVHDSTIRRLLGIHGRPTLSGLKNVMDLMASAEDEESFQEMPEKSGSSDRFKPGVKAEDNQHNFNERNSSKGTGDGAVVTTEKEHVDDSEAASQDDDESQENGHIPAGDDKGRDSGDDTDSDWW, encoded by the coding sequence ATGCCGAGGTCCAAAGAAATTTCAGAGGTCCTCCGCAAACAAGTTGTCGAGGCCCATCAGTCTGGGAAGGGGTACAAGCTCATATCCAAGGGTTTGGGTCTTCCCAAGACCACTGTCAGGTCCATCCTCCGTAAATGGAAACAGTTTGGAACAGTGGGAAACCGGCCAAGGAGCGGCCGTCCCCCCAAAATCAGTGTAAGAACGAGGCGAGAGATCATCCGGCAGGTGATGAAAAACCCTTGTACAACCTCCAAGGATCTCCAGGTCATTCTCGCTTCGGCTAACATTCATGTACATGACTCCACCATCAGGAGGCTGCTTGGAATTCATGGAAGGCCGACTCTGAGTGGCCTCAAGAATGTCATGGATTTAATGGCTTCCGCTGAAGATGAGGAGAGTTTCCAAGAGATGCCTGAGAAGTCAGGCAGTTCGGACAGGTTTAAGCCAGGTGTCAAGGCTGAAGATAACCAGCATAATTTCAATGAACGAAATTCCAGCAAGGGCACAGGAGATGGCGCTGTTGTTACCACAGAAAAGGAGCATGTGGATGACAGTGAAGCTGCAAGCCAGGATGATGATGAGAGTCAAGAAAATGGTCACATTCCTGCCGGTGATGACAAGGGTAGGGATAGTGGAGATGACACAGATAGTGACTGGTGGTGA